From Nicotiana tabacum cultivar K326 chromosome 22, ASM71507v2, whole genome shotgun sequence, one genomic window encodes:
- the LOC107830830 gene encoding UBP1-associated protein 2B-like, producing MAKKRKTRASEAAAQPVEEEQQNIKQESADLEPEQEQEQEEYQNDAVEEEEAVQEGEEEPDPEEEDDNDDGDDNEEEEEENPGSGNNAVNEVNGGGSEVKKEGGGDEEEDLEDEPLEKLLEPFTKDQLTALIKEALVTYPNLKDNIQKLADKDPAHRKIFVHGLGWDTTAETLTSVFGKYGEIEDCKAVTDKVSGKSKGYGFILFKHRSGARKALREPQKKIGTRMTSCQLASAGPVPAPPPTAAAVPPVSEYTQRKIFVSNVAADLDPQKLLEFFSKFGEVEEGPLGLDKQTGKPKGFCLFVYKSVESARKALEEPHKSFEGHTLHCQKAVDGPKHNKNYYQQHQQPQQHYPQHQQHQQYYQHPAKKGKYSGGSGSGAAASAGHLMAPSGPAPVGFNPAVAPALGQALTALLATQGAGLGIGNLLGGFSGPVNPQGVPPVMNNAGGYGAQGAAGGYVAQPMQYQNPQMQGGARPQGGAPYPGYGGH from the exons ATGGCGAAGAAGCGAAAAACCAGAGCTTCCGAAGCCGCCGCACAACCAGTAGAAGAAGAACAGCAAAATATTAAACAAGAATCAGCAGATCTCGAACCCgaacaagaacaagaacaagaaGAGTACCAAAACGACgccgtagaagaagaagaagcagttcAAGAGGGCGAAGAAGAACCAGATcccgaagaagaagatgataacgacgacggtgatgataatgaagaagaagaggaagaaaatcCAGGATCTGGAAACAACGCCGTAAATGAAGTTAACGGAGGCGGTAGTGAGGTGAAGAAGGAAGGAGGAGGCGACGAAGAAGAGGATTTAGAAGATGAGCCACTCGAGAAGCTTCTAGAACCTTTCACGAAGGATCAACTTACAGCGCTTATAAAAGAAGCTTTAGTTACTTACCCtaatttgaaggataatattCAGAAATTGGCCGATAAGGATCCGGCGCACCGCAAAATCTTCGTGCACGGCTTGGGTTGGGACACTACAGCTGAAACCCTAACGAGCGTGTTCGGGAAGTACGGTGAGATTGAGGATTGTAAGGCTGTTACAGATAAGGTTAGTGGGAAGTCAAAaggatatgggtttattttatttaagcatAGGAGTGGTGCTAGGAAAGCATTGAGAGAACCACAGAAGAAAATTGGTACTAGGATGACTTCTTGCCAGCTGGCTTCGGCTGGGCCGGTCCCCGCCCCGCCCCCTACAGCAGCGGCTGTCCCACCTGTTTCTGAGTATACTCAGAGGAAGATTTTTGTTAGCAATGTGGCAGCTGATCTTGATCCTCAAAAGCTGTTGGAGTTTTTCTCTAAGTTTGGTGAAGTTGAGGAGGGTCCACTTGGATTGGATAAGCAAACTGGGAAGCCCAAGGGGTTTTGTTTGTTTGTGTATAAGAGTGTCGAGAGTGCAAGAAAGGCGTTGGAGGAGCCACATAAGAGCTTTGAAGGGCATACACTTCATTGTCAGAAGGCCGTTGATGGGCCGAAGCACAATAAGAACTACTATCAGCAGCACCAGCAGCCGCAACAGCATTACCCTCAGCACCAGCAGCACCAGCAGTATTATCAGCATCCTGCAAAGAAGGGGAAATATTCAG GTGGTAGTGGTAGTGGAGCAGCAGCATCAGCTGGGCATTTGATGGCGCCATCAGGGCCTGCACCTGTGGGATTCAATCCTGCTGTGGCTCCGGCTCTTGGGCAGGCTTTGACAGCCCTGTTAGCTACCCAAGGAGCTGGTTTGGGGATTGGGAATTTGCTTGGAGGTTTTAGTGGGCCAGTGAATCCTCAGGGTGTGCCCCCAGTGATGAACAATGCTGGAGGATATGGTGCCCAGGGTGCTGCTGGTGGCTATGTAGCTCAGCCGATGCAGTACCAAAACCCGCAGATGCAGGGCGGTGCAAGACCACAGGGTGGTGCTCCTTACCCAGGCTATGGAGGTCACTAG